The following are from one region of the Atribacterota bacterium genome:
- a CDS encoding methyl-accepting chemotaxis protein, with the protein MLHRGLKGKLMIFFLVFSLGPLLFLFFYAFSRFQVSLTEAYNSQLLSIADTVARSVDAWAQRKIDQLSAGRDPNAVQTFYVNPDGEGSDNKGAKIALRDNPYFLKAKSTVLPTFSGFQRDKETGKKVVWVFQPQVVNEKLIGVLGMVVSVEDLENMVASIRVGQGGSVVLVDGEGYFAIHPDEDKALVTKISDVDATLGKRLMEEKSGLQGGDGRSNILAFSKSELSGWQVLAEIPVQEAYAGVLMVRTWLLVIIAVIGVVVTLLSLWISGMVSSGIIKITGIAKLVATGDLSVETAELEGLKERFRDEVGILAGVFSQMVSNLRDLARSIVEVSTRLASSSVEVSRSLEEITRANQEVAGAVAQVAEGSAKQSEDLNQLSRRAEEMAEKADMVNRATQRNLALLEEMKENLQRNSRSLTEIEKAITMVEKEEENTQKEAQKGRELLEILLNNISSISQVAGEAGKAISTLNERSQEIGKIVDIITTIAEQTNLLSLNAAIEAARAGEAGRGFAVVAEEVRKLAENSAQAAQQIAQLVAEIQKDTAMAVEKMEEARSRVDGGVRQTQEASTGFSTIAQAIHRVMESIQALAQAFETARNAQKTTERGEEEITTLSEDNVKLIEEVLGHIRFVSESIASLASVSSENAASSEVVSASVEEQSASLEGVAGTTKALSELAQELRQAVSRFKM; encoded by the coding sequence ATGCTTCACCGTGGTTTAAAGGGAAAGTTGATGATTTTTTTTCTCGTTTTTTCCTTGGGTCCGTTGCTTTTCCTGTTTTTTTATGCTTTCTCCCGTTTTCAGGTTTCGCTCACCGAGGCGTATAACTCCCAGTTGCTGAGCATTGCCGATACCGTGGCTCGCTCTGTTGACGCCTGGGCACAGAGAAAGATTGACCAACTTTCTGCCGGTAGGGATCCTAACGCGGTTCAGACCTTTTACGTGAATCCGGACGGGGAGGGTTCGGATAATAAGGGTGCCAAGATTGCGTTGAGGGATAACCCCTACTTTTTGAAAGCGAAGTCAACGGTGTTGCCCACCTTTTCGGGTTTTCAACGGGATAAGGAAACCGGAAAGAAAGTAGTGTGGGTATTTCAACCGCAGGTCGTCAACGAGAAGCTTATTGGAGTGTTGGGAATGGTTGTTTCTGTGGAAGACCTCGAGAACATGGTTGCTTCCATCCGGGTGGGACAAGGTGGCTCTGTGGTTTTGGTGGATGGAGAGGGATATTTTGCCATTCATCCTGATGAAGATAAGGCTTTAGTGACCAAAATTTCTGATGTCGATGCTACTTTGGGAAAAAGGCTCATGGAAGAGAAAAGTGGTTTGCAAGGAGGAGATGGTCGGAGTAACATCCTGGCGTTTTCTAAATCAGAACTTTCCGGCTGGCAAGTTCTCGCTGAAATTCCCGTTCAAGAAGCGTACGCCGGAGTGCTGATGGTGCGAACCTGGCTTTTAGTGATTATTGCCGTTATTGGTGTGGTGGTTACGTTGCTTTCTCTTTGGATTTCGGGAATGGTTTCTTCGGGGATTATCAAAATAACGGGTATTGCGAAACTCGTTGCGACGGGGGATTTAAGTGTAGAAACCGCTGAGCTTGAGGGTCTGAAAGAACGGTTTCGGGATGAGGTGGGAATTCTGGCTGGGGTATTTTCGCAGATGGTCTCCAATTTGCGGGACTTGGCCCGAAGCATTGTTGAGGTTTCCACACGTCTTGCTTCTTCGAGTGTCGAGGTTTCCCGTTCTTTGGAGGAGATAACCAGAGCAAACCAAGAAGTCGCCGGTGCTGTAGCGCAGGTAGCTGAGGGTTCCGCGAAACAGAGTGAAGACCTTAACCAGCTTAGTCGAAGAGCTGAGGAAATGGCTGAAAAAGCCGATATGGTGAACCGGGCTACGCAGCGAAACCTTGCTCTTCTTGAGGAAATGAAAGAGAACTTGCAGAGAAATTCACGCTCTCTCACTGAAATTGAGAAGGCTATTACCATGGTGGAAAAAGAAGAGGAAAATACCCAGAAGGAAGCTCAAAAGGGGCGGGAACTTCTGGAGATTCTCTTGAATAACATTTCTTCCATCTCTCAGGTTGCCGGAGAAGCAGGAAAGGCCATATCCACATTGAACGAACGGTCGCAAGAAATTGGAAAGATTGTTGATATCATTACCACCATTGCCGAACAGACCAATCTCCTTTCTCTCAATGCGGCCATTGAAGCGGCTCGGGCTGGCGAAGCTGGGAGAGGTTTTGCGGTGGTGGCCGAAGAAGTCCGAAAGTTGGCCGAGAACTCAGCGCAGGCTGCCCAGCAGATTGCGCAACTCGTCGCAGAGATCCAGAAAGATACTGCCATGGCGGTAGAAAAAATGGAAGAAGCACGTTCTCGAGTTGACGGTGGTGTGCGACAGACACAGGAAGCGAGCACTGGATTCAGCACCATTGCTCAGGCCATACACCGGGTAATGGAAAGCATTCAAGCTTTGGCTCAGGCTTTTGAGACAGCGAGGAATGCTCAAAAAACGACCGAAAGAGGAGAAGAAGAAATTACGACCCTTTCCGAAGATAACGTCAAACTCATTGAGGAAGTCTTGGGGCATATTCGGTTCGTTTCTGAAAGCATTGCTTCACTCGCTTCGGTGTCCAGCGAGAACGCTGCTTCAAGCGAAGTGGTCTCGGCTTCAGTGGAAGAACAGAGTGCCTCTTTGGAAGGTGTTGCTGGGACAACAAAAGCCCTCTCTGAATTGGCTCAAGAATTGCGCCAGGCAGTTTCTCGTTTTAAAATGTAA
- the glgB gene encoding 1,4-alpha-glucan branching protein GlgB, with translation MTERESIQAIVKGNYSNPFSFLGMHEIQQGVVVRVFLPGAQNVTVMEKEGGKLFPLTKVHEEGFFQRILEGYTAFPYLLKIKKDGKEYTIRDPYSFPPFLTDLDLHLFNEGTHHYAYAKLGAHCISMEGTEGVHFAVWAPNAERVSVVGDFNNWDGRVHGMRPLKNSGIWEIFIPGIGENTLYKFEIKTKTGQLLLKSDPYGFFFEVRPKTASIVYKLDGFHWGDEEWMEKRKNTNLLKSPMSIYEVHLGSFKRGENNSFLNYRELAHALVKYVVEMGYTHIELLPIAEHPFDGSWGYHVTGYFAPTSRFGSPHDFMYFVDYCHRHGIGVILDWVIAHFPKDAHGLGHFDGTGLYEHADPRKGEHPHWGSYIFNYGRHEVQSFLLSNAFFWLKEYHIDALRVDAVASMLYLDYGRNEGEWIPNIYGGRENLEAMDFLKKLNERLYTSFSGIATVAEESTAWPGVTLPPYLGGLGFLFKWNMGWMNDFLLYMSKDPIYRKYHHNNLTFALMYAFSENFILPLSHDEVVHGKKSMIEKMPGDWWQKFAQLRLAYAVMFGYPGKKLLFMGNDFGQWREWNHNQELDWFLLNYPTHSGLKRFVQDLNHLYRQENSLFECDYSWKGFEWIDCHDADNSVISFIRKAENPDDFLLFVANFTPVVRFNYRLGVPKPGHYREVLNSDAEIYGGSNVGNWGLVHAQEEPSHGRPYTLSLTLPPLGCLILKWEGIK, from the coding sequence ATGACCGAAAGAGAATCGATTCAGGCCATCGTCAAGGGTAATTACAGCAATCCTTTCTCGTTCCTGGGGATGCATGAAATCCAGCAGGGTGTGGTCGTACGAGTTTTCCTTCCCGGTGCTCAAAACGTCACCGTGATGGAAAAAGAAGGAGGAAAGTTATTCCCTCTTACGAAGGTCCATGAAGAGGGTTTTTTTCAAAGGATTTTGGAAGGATACACGGCTTTCCCTTACCTACTTAAAATCAAAAAAGACGGTAAAGAATATACGATTCGGGATCCATATTCCTTTCCACCCTTTCTCACCGACCTTGACCTCCACCTCTTCAACGAAGGAACCCATCACTACGCCTATGCCAAACTTGGTGCCCATTGTATCAGCATGGAAGGGACAGAAGGGGTCCACTTTGCTGTCTGGGCTCCGAATGCCGAGCGAGTCAGTGTAGTCGGAGATTTTAACAATTGGGATGGAAGAGTACATGGTATGCGTCCTTTAAAAAATTCGGGAATATGGGAAATCTTTATTCCCGGAATTGGAGAAAATACCCTATACAAATTTGAGATTAAAACCAAAACCGGCCAACTCCTGCTCAAATCCGACCCTTATGGCTTTTTCTTTGAAGTACGTCCCAAAACCGCTTCAATCGTTTACAAACTGGACGGATTCCACTGGGGTGATGAAGAATGGATGGAAAAGCGAAAGAACACAAACCTTCTGAAAAGCCCTATGAGTATTTACGAAGTGCATCTTGGCTCATTCAAAAGGGGGGAAAATAATTCGTTTCTCAATTATCGGGAACTTGCCCACGCACTTGTCAAATATGTGGTAGAAATGGGGTATACCCACATAGAGCTTCTCCCCATTGCCGAACATCCTTTTGACGGTTCCTGGGGTTATCACGTTACAGGATATTTTGCCCCTACCAGTCGCTTTGGTTCACCTCACGATTTCATGTACTTCGTAGACTACTGCCATCGTCATGGTATCGGGGTAATCCTCGACTGGGTCATCGCCCATTTTCCGAAAGATGCCCATGGATTGGGGCATTTCGATGGTACCGGACTCTATGAGCACGCCGATCCCCGTAAGGGAGAGCACCCTCATTGGGGAAGTTATATCTTCAATTATGGTCGCCACGAAGTACAGAGCTTTCTCCTCTCCAACGCTTTCTTCTGGCTCAAGGAATATCACATCGATGCCCTACGAGTCGACGCGGTGGCGTCCATGCTTTACCTTGATTACGGCAGGAATGAGGGAGAATGGATTCCCAACATCTATGGCGGACGAGAGAATCTGGAAGCTATGGATTTCTTAAAAAAACTCAATGAGCGTCTTTACACCAGTTTTTCTGGTATTGCCACCGTTGCCGAAGAGTCAACGGCCTGGCCAGGCGTAACCCTACCACCGTACCTTGGAGGGCTTGGCTTCCTTTTTAAATGGAACATGGGGTGGATGAACGACTTTCTCCTCTACATGAGCAAGGACCCCATCTACCGTAAGTATCATCATAATAATCTGACTTTCGCCCTAATGTATGCATTCTCGGAAAACTTTATCCTTCCCCTCTCCCATGACGAAGTGGTTCACGGCAAAAAAAGTATGATTGAAAAAATGCCCGGAGACTGGTGGCAGAAATTTGCTCAGCTTCGCTTGGCGTATGCCGTCATGTTTGGATATCCGGGCAAAAAGCTCCTCTTCATGGGAAACGATTTTGGTCAGTGGAGAGAATGGAACCATAATCAAGAATTGGACTGGTTTCTTTTGAACTACCCTACTCACTCCGGACTCAAGCGTTTTGTCCAGGATCTCAACCACCTTTATCGCCAGGAAAATTCGCTCTTCGAATGTGATTACTCCTGGAAGGGTTTTGAATGGATCGATTGTCATGACGCCGACAATTCCGTTATTTCCTTCATCCGTAAAGCCGAAAATCCCGATGATTTTCTCCTGTTTGTGGCTAATTTTACCCCGGTGGTGCGCTTTAATTACCGTCTGGGGGTACCGAAACCTGGACATTACCGGGAAGTTCTCAATAGCGACGCTGAAATTTACGGTGGAAGCAATGTGGGAAACTGGGGGCTGGTTCATGCTCAGGAAGAACCTTCCCACGGAAGGCCTTATACCCTTTCCTTGACACTTCCCCCCTTAGGATGCCTTATTCTGAAGTGGGAGGGTATAAAATAG
- a CDS encoding 6-phosphofructokinase yields the protein MKRVGVLSGGGDCPGINAVIHAVVKRAILKYGFEVIGILDGFEGMVEERWRSLNYNDVSGIMPLGGTILGTSNRANPFHYPVCDEKGELCFEDRSQKVVETYEKLKLDALIAIGGDGTFHVAERLSQMDLRIVGVPKTIDNDLNGTDLTFGFDSAVKIVTEAIDALHTTAQSHHRVMVVEVMGRYAGWIALYGGIAGGGDVILIPEILFDLAKVGEFIRKRQQAGKRFSIVVVAEGARPRGGEMVVQKIVKESHDQIRLGGVGHVVAQSIEERTGLEARTVILGHLQRGGSPTAFDRILATRFGAKAVDLVVEGMFGHFPALRGKDIVPVTLKEAIVSLKVVPPDSPILDVARSMGTYFGD from the coding sequence GTGAAACGCGTTGGAGTTTTAAGTGGAGGGGGAGACTGCCCGGGTATTAATGCGGTCATTCATGCGGTAGTAAAGAGAGCGATCCTCAAATATGGTTTTGAGGTAATTGGTATTCTAGATGGTTTTGAGGGCATGGTGGAGGAAAGATGGCGCTCTCTCAATTACAACGATGTTTCCGGCATCATGCCATTGGGTGGAACCATTCTCGGTACTTCGAACCGGGCGAATCCTTTCCATTACCCGGTTTGTGACGAAAAAGGAGAACTCTGTTTTGAGGATCGGTCTCAAAAGGTGGTCGAAACTTATGAAAAACTTAAACTTGATGCCTTGATTGCCATCGGGGGGGATGGAACGTTCCATGTGGCAGAGAGGCTTTCCCAGATGGACCTTCGAATTGTCGGAGTTCCCAAGACTATTGATAATGACCTGAATGGGACGGATCTCACTTTTGGTTTCGACTCGGCGGTAAAAATTGTCACTGAAGCGATTGATGCGCTACACACCACAGCGCAGTCTCACCATCGGGTAATGGTGGTGGAAGTGATGGGTCGTTATGCAGGATGGATTGCGTTATATGGGGGAATTGCTGGAGGGGGTGATGTGATTCTCATCCCTGAGATTCTTTTCGACCTAGCTAAAGTTGGAGAGTTTATCCGGAAAAGACAGCAGGCCGGAAAGCGTTTCAGCATTGTGGTGGTAGCCGAAGGGGCTCGCCCTCGAGGTGGTGAAATGGTGGTTCAGAAAATCGTCAAGGAGAGTCACGACCAGATTCGTCTGGGTGGTGTTGGTCATGTTGTTGCCCAAAGTATTGAGGAAAGAACTGGTTTAGAAGCTCGAACCGTTATTCTGGGGCACCTGCAAAGAGGTGGTTCACCCACGGCTTTTGACCGGATTTTGGCTACCCGTTTTGGTGCAAAAGCCGTAGATCTTGTGGTAGAAGGGATGTTTGGCCATTTCCCTGCGCTGCGCGGGAAGGATATTGTGCCAGTGACTCTGAAAGAGGCCATTGTTTCACTTAAAGTTGTGCCCCCTGATTCCCCAATTCTTGATGTGGCTCGTTCTATGGGAACCTATTTTGGAGATTGA
- the pdxA gene encoding 4-hydroxythreonine-4-phosphate dehydrogenase PdxA: MLKPVLALTMGDPAGVGPEIVVKTIASWDIEAIPLVVGDGGVLERAQKVSGITVHWQEARFPVQGDGPLLLHLGNVDPSFSFGKITPEMGRASYEYIERATMLALEKKVQGIVTAPINKEALYQAGIPFIGHTEILQSLSGVDQALTMFQVGTLRVFFLTRHLSLKEAIENVKKEALVSFGEKMVLYLRLLGISVPRIAVAALNPHAGEGGLLGREEIEEIMPAVKELRKRGYQVSGPYPADSVFFFASQGNFDAVLSLYHDQGHIATKCLDFYRTVSVTLGLPFIRTAPDHGTAFDIAGRGIARYESMYEASRVAAHYALFYTLPLQNKAS; this comes from the coding sequence TTGTTAAAGCCCGTTCTGGCTCTCACCATGGGGGATCCAGCTGGGGTGGGTCCTGAAATCGTGGTCAAAACTATAGCTTCCTGGGATATAGAAGCTATTCCCCTTGTGGTTGGCGATGGGGGTGTTTTGGAGAGAGCACAAAAAGTAAGTGGGATTACGGTACATTGGCAGGAGGCTCGTTTTCCAGTGCAGGGAGATGGTCCATTGCTCCTCCACCTTGGTAATGTTGATCCTTCTTTCTCTTTTGGAAAAATCACTCCGGAAATGGGACGAGCCAGTTACGAATATATTGAAAGGGCCACCATGCTCGCCTTGGAAAAAAAGGTGCAAGGTATTGTTACTGCTCCCATCAACAAAGAGGCCCTTTATCAGGCTGGTATTCCCTTCATTGGTCACACCGAGATTTTACAGTCTTTAAGTGGTGTGGATCAGGCTTTAACCATGTTTCAGGTGGGAACATTGCGGGTTTTCTTTTTAACGCGCCACCTTTCTCTTAAAGAAGCCATTGAAAACGTGAAAAAAGAGGCTCTGGTTTCTTTCGGGGAAAAAATGGTTTTGTATCTTCGACTTCTGGGGATTTCTGTCCCTCGGATTGCGGTTGCGGCTTTAAATCCCCATGCTGGAGAAGGTGGGCTTTTGGGAAGAGAGGAAATCGAAGAAATTATGCCCGCTGTAAAGGAACTGAGAAAAAGAGGATACCAGGTTTCCGGTCCCTATCCGGCGGATTCGGTTTTCTTTTTTGCTTCACAGGGAAATTTTGACGCGGTTCTTTCACTCTATCACGACCAGGGACACATTGCCACTAAGTGCCTTGATTTTTACCGTACCGTGAGTGTTACGCTGGGGCTCCCCTTTATCCGTACTGCTCCGGATCACGGCACGGCTTTTGATATAGCTGGTCGAGGCATTGCTCGGTATGAAAGTATGTACGAAGCAAGTCGTGTTGCAGCACATTATGCCCTATTTTATACCCTCCCACTTCAGAATAAGGCATCCTAA
- the rpiB gene encoding ribose 5-phosphate isomerase B yields MMKVAIASDHAGFRFKEEVKKKLVHEGYEVLDYGAADETPTGTGPYAQKVARAVSLGEVERGILICGTGGGMSIGANRYPNVRAVLVFNEFTALNARKHNDANVLVLGARTIDLAQALVFVDIFLQTPFDGGKYAERLAYLERVEREVWELLQRKFAQ; encoded by the coding sequence ATGATGAAAGTCGCCATTGCTTCGGATCATGCTGGTTTTCGTTTTAAGGAGGAAGTTAAAAAGAAGCTGGTACACGAGGGATACGAGGTACTGGATTATGGAGCAGCGGATGAAACGCCCACTGGGACCGGCCCTTATGCTCAGAAAGTCGCTCGTGCTGTTTCTCTGGGGGAGGTAGAGCGGGGAATTCTCATCTGTGGAACCGGTGGGGGTATGTCGATTGGTGCTAACCGTTACCCTAACGTGCGGGCAGTGCTTGTTTTCAATGAGTTTACCGCTCTGAATGCTCGAAAACACAACGATGCTAATGTTCTGGTTCTGGGTGCGCGAACCATCGACCTTGCTCAGGCTCTGGTTTTTGTTGATATCTTCTTACAGACGCCTTTTGATGGGGGCAAGTACGCTGAACGTCTGGCGTATCTTGAAAGGGTCGAACGGGAGGTCTGGGAATTGTTACAGAGGAAATTTGCTCAGTAA
- a CDS encoding ribonuclease H-like domain-containing protein, with protein sequence MLTSTFCHIPNIGEKIERKLWEHGITTWEEALLELSPQRLPYPAIHYTLKSFVLRSLSHLEREEALFFASLLPSRELWRMFPEFRHHSVFLDIETTGLNPPDDHITTVTLFNGQEIKTFIHGINLQEFAREIVRYKVLITFGGKCFDVPFIERTLRIKLPQVHIDLRYVLRSLGLRGGLKACEKMLGIDRGELKGVDGYTAVLLWQKYEEGCPEALETLLAYNIADTVNLEKLIVFAYNAKLSLLPLSLPPLPEPSSRIVIPYKAHPEVIQEIFYEKLRYFSQKGENT encoded by the coding sequence ATGTTAACATCCACTTTTTGCCACATACCGAACATAGGAGAAAAAATCGAACGAAAGCTCTGGGAACATGGCATTACCACCTGGGAGGAAGCGCTACTTGAACTTTCGCCTCAGCGTCTCCCTTATCCAGCAATCCATTATACCCTGAAATCCTTTGTACTTCGCTCCCTGAGCCATCTTGAGCGAGAGGAAGCTTTATTCTTTGCCAGCCTCTTGCCCTCTCGAGAACTCTGGAGGATGTTTCCTGAATTCAGGCACCATTCAGTATTCCTTGACATTGAAACCACCGGCCTCAATCCTCCTGATGATCATATTACCACCGTTACTCTTTTCAACGGGCAAGAGATTAAGACCTTCATCCACGGTATCAACCTACAGGAATTCGCCCGAGAAATCGTACGTTATAAAGTGCTCATCACCTTTGGTGGCAAGTGTTTTGATGTTCCTTTCATTGAAAGGACTCTGAGAATAAAGCTTCCTCAGGTACATATTGACTTGCGGTACGTCCTACGAAGTTTAGGCCTGCGAGGAGGTTTAAAAGCTTGCGAAAAAATGTTAGGCATCGACCGGGGAGAGCTGAAAGGAGTGGATGGATACACTGCAGTACTACTCTGGCAGAAATATGAGGAAGGGTGTCCTGAGGCTTTAGAAACCCTTCTGGCGTATAACATCGCTGACACTGTAAACCTCGAGAAACTCATCGTCTTTGCCTACAATGCCAAACTTTCTTTGCTACCCCTTTCGCTTCCTCCTCTACCGGAACCATCATCCCGGATTGTCATCCCTTACAAAGCCCATCCGGAAGTCATTCAAGAAATATTTTACGAGAAACTTCGTTACTTTTCTCAAAAAGGAGAAAACACATGA
- a CDS encoding inositol monophosphatase family protein: MISERTKKALEIAQEAGKFAFSRCHSVGKVETKSSLIDVVTEVDKETQHLIARQLNRSFPKDLVWGEESGYPLEDFSSTWVIDPIDGTSNYIHGLPFYAISMAYFRGGKPSIGVIYAPVLKELFFAEEGQGAFLNGEPIRVSPVDTWHQAIVGTGFPHDEKRWAFIEPLYARLLTTCQALRAMGSAALGVAYVACGRLDGYVQLGISFYDVAAGICLVREAKGTVSDLWGKEWTFVSRSLWVTNGVLDLGVVKGVLPEETPVQR; this comes from the coding sequence GTGATTAGTGAAAGAACAAAAAAGGCCTTAGAAATTGCTCAAGAGGCAGGAAAATTCGCTTTTTCTCGGTGCCATTCGGTAGGCAAAGTTGAAACCAAAAGTAGCCTCATTGACGTTGTGACCGAGGTTGATAAGGAGACGCAGCATTTAATCGCCAGGCAACTGAATCGCTCTTTTCCGAAAGATCTGGTCTGGGGTGAAGAGAGTGGATATCCACTGGAGGATTTTTCCTCCACCTGGGTCATCGATCCGATTGATGGGACGAGTAATTACATCCATGGTTTACCTTTTTATGCTATTTCTATGGCATATTTTCGGGGTGGAAAACCATCCATAGGGGTGATTTATGCTCCTGTTCTTAAAGAGCTTTTCTTTGCTGAAGAAGGACAGGGTGCTTTCCTCAATGGAGAGCCGATTCGAGTTTCTCCGGTGGACACGTGGCATCAGGCAATTGTGGGGACCGGTTTTCCCCACGATGAAAAACGCTGGGCGTTTATCGAGCCACTCTATGCTCGATTGTTGACTACCTGTCAGGCTCTCCGGGCCATGGGAAGTGCGGCGTTGGGTGTGGCCTATGTTGCCTGTGGTCGTCTAGATGGGTATGTTCAACTGGGGATTTCTTTCTATGATGTGGCGGCAGGAATATGCCTGGTGAGGGAAGCAAAAGGAACAGTCAGTGACCTCTGGGGAAAGGAGTGGACCTTCGTCAGCCGGTCACTGTGGGTGACAAACGGCGTTCTGGATTTGGGAGTTGTGAAAGGAGTCCTCCCAGAAGAAACCCCTGTGCAGCGTTGA
- the melA gene encoding alpha-galactosidase, whose protein sequence is MRKIAIIGAGSIVFCKTLMLDIMATPPLEETQFALMAPSTTRTSQVERFAKRVIEANRLKSEVYVTTDRREALRDADYVITTFQVGGVSAFQMDYEIPLKYGVDQCIGDTLGPGGVFRALRSIPVMLEVAREMEEVCPRAILLNYVNPMAMVCWALGETRVQFVGLCHGVQTTLDLISGYVGVPKEEIDYICAGINHMAWFIKLEHRGKDLYPILRERFEQPEYYVNEKVRGEVFRHFGYFMTESTGHLSEYVPWFRKNGKALSLYCDEPSFGGESGAYYKWSQYVAFKYQNRDVLSDEPVTLPPRSVEYCSYIIEALETGKTFKFNGNVRNDGMITNLPPDCCAEGPMYADRSGLHRTIVGNLPPQCAALNLTNINVQRLAVLAAKSGDPEYVVQACALDPLTGAVLTLKEVRDMVREMLEKEKQWLPQFEGKILKSTPTIVIPKNVERAKVPVDPALAIFARFGELAQ, encoded by the coding sequence ATGAGAAAGATTGCCATTATTGGAGCAGGAAGTATCGTTTTCTGCAAGACACTCATGCTTGATATTATGGCTACGCCACCTCTGGAAGAGACGCAGTTTGCGTTGATGGCTCCCTCTACCACCCGCACAAGCCAGGTAGAACGTTTTGCTAAAAGGGTCATTGAGGCCAATCGCCTCAAGTCGGAAGTGTACGTTACCACGGATCGCAGAGAAGCCCTGCGGGATGCAGATTATGTGATTACTACCTTCCAGGTTGGCGGGGTGTCGGCTTTTCAGATGGATTATGAAATTCCTCTTAAATATGGTGTGGATCAGTGTATTGGCGATACGCTTGGACCGGGAGGAGTTTTTCGAGCCCTGCGGAGCATTCCCGTCATGCTTGAAGTTGCTCGAGAAATGGAAGAAGTTTGTCCTAGAGCCATTCTCCTTAATTACGTCAATCCTATGGCCATGGTTTGCTGGGCATTGGGAGAAACCAGAGTTCAGTTTGTTGGTCTTTGCCATGGGGTCCAGACCACTCTGGATTTGATTTCTGGATACGTGGGGGTACCGAAGGAGGAAATTGATTATATCTGTGCCGGAATTAATCATATGGCCTGGTTTATTAAACTGGAGCACCGAGGGAAGGACCTTTATCCTATTCTGCGGGAGCGTTTTGAGCAGCCTGAGTACTATGTCAACGAAAAAGTACGTGGAGAGGTATTTCGGCATTTTGGGTACTTCATGACTGAGTCGACTGGCCATCTTTCAGAATATGTTCCCTGGTTCCGCAAGAACGGGAAAGCCTTGTCACTTTACTGTGACGAACCATCTTTTGGTGGTGAGTCTGGAGCCTACTATAAGTGGTCGCAGTACGTCGCTTTTAAGTATCAGAACAGGGATGTATTGAGTGATGAGCCGGTAACTCTTCCACCGCGAAGCGTGGAATACTGTTCATACATCATTGAGGCTCTGGAAACGGGAAAAACCTTCAAATTCAACGGAAACGTGCGGAACGATGGAATGATTACCAATCTTCCTCCGGATTGCTGTGCCGAAGGACCCATGTATGCGGACCGTTCAGGATTACATCGAACCATTGTGGGGAACCTGCCTCCTCAGTGTGCAGCCTTAAATTTAACCAATATTAACGTCCAGCGCCTGGCAGTACTGGCAGCCAAAAGTGGTGATCCGGAATACGTCGTCCAGGCCTGTGCCTTGGATCCCCTCACCGGAGCGGTACTTACTCTGAAAGAAGTTCGGGACATGGTTCGGGAGATGTTGGAAAAAGAGAAACAGTGGTTGCCTCAGTTCGAAGGGAAAATATTAAAGTCCACTCCCACCATTGTTATTCCCAAAAATGTTGAACGGGCCAAAGTTCCGGTTGATCCGGCCCTGGCAATTTTTGCCCGTTTTGGGGAGCTGGCACAATGA